Proteins encoded together in one Aminipila butyrica window:
- a CDS encoding DUF4491 family protein, whose product MNYLGMCVGIGTFIIIGVLHPVVIKSEYYLGTKIWPLFLIAGLACIVLSLFLDHLAIAALLSVLGFSLLWSIKELFEQEQRVKKGWFPSNPRKNKKA is encoded by the coding sequence ATGAATTACTTGGGAATGTGTGTAGGAATTGGTACATTTATCATTATAGGAGTTTTGCACCCCGTTGTTATTAAATCAGAATATTACCTGGGCACGAAGATATGGCCCCTTTTTCTTATAGCGGGGCTGGCTTGCATCGTTCTATCTTTATTTTTAGATCATTTAGCAATCGCTGCACTTTTATCCGTATTAGGGTTTTCCTTGTTGTGGAGTATCAAAGAACTTTTTGAACAAGAGCAAAGAGTAAAAAAAGGATGGTTTCCGAGCAATCCCCGGAAAAATAAGAAGGCATAG